The genomic window GGCGCCAGCCCCTCGCGCTCGTCGGCCAGCAGGGCCTCGACGATGCGGCAGATCTCGGCGGTCATGCGCTCGCCGCTCGGGTCCACCTGCTGCAGGCCGAGCGAGATCGAGCCGATGCGGTTGACCAGCAGGCGCGCCGGATGGTGTTTCTGGGTGAACAGCGCGGGGTCCTGCAGCGCCGTCTTCAACACCAGTATCTGCAGGCGCCCCAGCTGGGCCCGCACCTCGGCCGGCACCTGGCTGTCGCGCAAGATGAACTCGAACAGCATGGCGACGACATCGATGATCATCTGCTGGTTGACGTCGTCCGACGCCTCGCGCAGCGCCGAGCGCTGCTCCATCACCAGGTTGCGCACGGCACCGCTGTCGTCGACCCAGGGCTCGCCATCATCGAGCACCGCCTGCTGCAGGCTGGCCAACGAGCCCGCCAATGGGGCGCTGACCGTGGCCGTCGGCAGGCCCTCAGGGCCGGATGCGGCTGCCTCCGCGGCACCCACTGCCGCGCCGCCGCCCGAAAACAGCCGGCGCAACACGTTGCCGACGATGGGCGCGCCGGCCAGCCAGCCCGGCTTGTCGCTGCGCGGCGCCACGGCGTCCCTGGGCTGGGAGGCCGGCAGCAGCGCCATGCCCTCCTCGCCGTCCCTGGCCACCATCACGGCATCCGCACCGAGCAGATCCTGGGCCGAGGCCTGCTGCACCCACTTGAGCAGCGCATCTTCCTGGCTGGCAGCCGGCGCCAGCGCGCTCACGGCATAAGCCGGCATGGCGGCGGCCGCTTGCGGCAGCAGTGGCTGCACGTCGCCGGAGGCGCCCATGTCCGCCGCTGGCAGGATGGACGAGGCCGCATGGTGCGGAAACTTGCGTATCTTCAACATCAGCTCGGCCGCGATGCCATGCCGGGCGAGCAAGGCATTGAGGACTTCGTAAATGCCGGCGATCTCGCTCCTGAGCTCCTCGACCAGTTGATCGATGAGCCGCGAGGCCACGTCCTCAGCCTGTTTCAGCTGCTCGACGGCGGTGACGATGCAGCGCGAAAACAGATAGGGGCGGAACGGGTTTTCGCGCTCCTTGATGTTGTCCTGCTCGAACAGCAGGGCGATGCGGATGTTCAGGTCGCGCAGCGGCTCTTCGGCCTCGTCCCGCAAGAGCCGCGTGAAGGCTTCGATGCGCAGCTCGTCGTCAACCGCCTGGGTGTCGATCAGCGACAGCCCGCTCAACCCGCCGACGGACGAGAACGATGGGCGGAAGGTGCTGTAGGCGGTCTGGAAGCTCCGGTTGATCAACTGCTCCATGGTGCTGCACAGGTGCTGCTGCAGCGCCGCCTCGTGGCCGGACAGCACCACCCGCGCATCCATCAGTTGCCGGCTTTCCTGCGATGAGCGCGCCACCTCGGCCTTGCTGAACAGGTGATCGAAGGCGCCGCGCAGCATCTTGCTCTGCGCATCGTGGAAGGCCTGCAAGAAAGCGGCCCGGGTCAGGGCCAACAAGTCGTTTCGGTCCATGCGAGTCTCGTCGGGTCGCGCCGCGCTGTCGGGGTACGGCGCATCAGTCAGCACTATAGTCTTTATAAAGCATATAGCGAGCCAGTGCCGGCCCGGCAGCGGCATACCGCCCGTACTTGATCCGGCTCAACTGGTGCTACGCTGGCGCCATTCCTCCCCACCTGCGACGCTTCGCCCCCCGTTTTCCGCAATTCGTCGCAAACCGCAAGCCACGCGGCCGCGTGCTCCGTAATCTGGCTCCATCGAAATCAGACACGGGAGCCAAGAAATGAACAGCCTGATCACCAAGACCCTGATCGCCGCCAGCCTGACCGCGGTCCTGTTGCTGCCGCTGTGCGCGGCAGTCCAGACCAGCATGACGCAGCTGGCCAGCAATCTCGGCGACAGCACCGCCCTCGCCCATGCCCCGGCGCAGGCCAGCAGCCTGGCCATGAGCGACAAGCCGGCCGAGCAGGGGAGCTGAGCGGCGCACTCAGCCGCCCGCCACGCGGCGCTATGAGCGGCCTTGCGCCACCCTGGCCCAGGCAAGCTGCGTCACGCCCAGCCCAGCAGGCGCACCGCCATCCACGCAATGAGCGCGAACTGCGTGAGGAAAGCCGCAAAACGCAGCCAGATCAGCTGCGGACGGACCTGCAGCAGATGGATCGTCGACTGCGCGATGCGCGCATAGAGCACCCACGGCGCCAGGGCATCGGTCACGCCGATGCGCCCGTGACGGCCGCGGTCAGCGCCACCACCGCGAACAGCGGCAGGGTCTCCAGGCTGTTCATGTGCGCGCGCAGCAGCCGCCGATACCAGATCGGCCCCCCGTGCGGCTGGTCGGCCGGGAAGGCATCGATGCGCTTGCCGCCGAACATGACCTGCATGCCGCGCCAATTGATCACCACGAACAGCAACAGCATCGTCCATAGCACATAACCCAGCAGGGCCACCAAGGTCGCCGACATCGTTGTCTCCTCCTCTTATGGAATAAGGAGGAGCAGTCTAGCGAAGCTGATGACCGCCGGTCAATTTGACGCGGCACAGCGCGTGAATAAGCACCACAGCACCAGCCAACGCCCCAGCGCCAGCAGCAGGCAGCCCAGGGGCAGCGCAGTCAGCCCGTGCGTCGCCGCGGTCATGACCCCGGCCACGGTGCCGATGCCGGGCAGCGGTTGCGGATAGGCCTGCAGCATGGCGAAGATGCCGCCGTCTTCGAGCAGATCCGCCATCGCGATGGCGAGCGGCAACAGGCCCAGCCGGCGCCACGGGCTGCGGTCGCGCGTCTGCACCACCAGCAGCCGGCTCAGGAGCATCGACAGGCCAAGCCCGTAAGCGAGCATAAACAGCAGATCCGCGCCGAGAAAGTGCAGATAGAGCGCCCGGCCGCTCTCGCCAAAGTGCTGCAGGCTGGCGTAGGCGGTATCGGCGCTATAGAAGGGGCGCAGGGTCCAGTAGGCCATCGCCGCCACTGAGCTGGCGCAGCATGAGGTTGGAGACCGGGCCGTGGGACACGGTTGAATGCCCAGAAACCCAGCGCACAGATCACCAGCAGCACCGTCAACAATAGACGCGTGGCGTGTGTCAGCAAGCGCTGCTGCAAGGCTGCGAGCAACGGCTCTCCTCAATGGGCGGGACATGATCGCCAGCGCGGGGTGCCAGCCCGAGCGCCGTCAGGCTGCCACTCCGCGGGTTTGAGACGGCAAGGCCGCCGGCGGGCCAGGGTCCATCCCCACCCTGCGCGATCGGTCTGGCGAGTACTGGTGAGTGACGACGGGCGACGGCGCATCACGCTGCCCGGCTTGCGGCAAGCCCATGCCGCACCGCTTCAGTACAGCTGGCGCTCAATAATGCCTGGGCACGCCGCCAGCCGGCCCCTCGCGCGGGTTGGCAGGAGACACGACATCGCTGTCGAGCAGGTCACGCGTGCCGGCCTGTGCCCCGTTGCGGCGCGGGCTCGCCTGGGTGGCGGCATGGCCGCCTGCGGCAAACTCCTGCACGCGCATATCGGTCGACTCGGCGTGGCCGACCGCATCGACATCCTGTGCGCGGCCACGGTCGGCGTCGGGCGGGGTGGAGGAAACCGATGGGGTATTGCCTTGCACGCCCGAGCCGGTATTGGCCTCGTCGCGCCGGTACAGTTCGGCGTCCAGCGTGTCGATGGATTTGACATCGCAGGCAGCCGACATGGCTGGTGCATAGAGTGTGTCACTCATATTCGACTCCATGTAAATGGCTTGTGGCTATTACATATTGAGCATAGCAGCTGCTTGCCCGACTGGCCGGTAGCCGGCGGGCAATCGCTCGCGTATATTGCCGGCAGGGGCGGTTGCGCCCTGCCAGTATTGAGAAAGCAAGTATCATGCAAGACAAGCACGAAATCCGTCCCGGCCAGTCGATCGAGCTCCTGAAGGAGCTGCACATCCTCACCCGCGACGGCAAGATGAATCAGGACAGCCGCCGCAAGCTCAAGCAGGTCTACCACCTGTACCAGTTCATCGAGCCGCTGCTGCAGGAGGTCAGGAAGGATCATCCGGACGTCAGCCTGGTCGACCACGGCGCCGGCAAGTCCTACCTCGGCTTCATCCTCTACGACCTGTTCTTCAAGGACCTGAAGGACCAGTCGCACATCTACGGCATCGAGACCCGCGACGAACTGGTGCACAAATCGCAGGAACTCGCACACAGGCTGGGCTTTGGCGGCATGTCCTTCCTCAACCTGTCGGTGGCCGAATCGACCGAATCCGAGCAGCTGCCCGCCACGGTGGATGTCGTCACCGCGCTGCACGCCTGCAATACCGCGACCGACGACGCCATTCACTTCGCGCTCAAGAAACAGGCGCGCTTCATCGTGCTGGTGCCCTGCTGCCAGGCCGAGGTCGCCTCGGTGCTGCGCAAGAACAAGGGCCGCTCGCTCGCGCAAAGCGCGCTGACCGAGATCTGGCGCCACCCGATCCACACGCGCGAATTCGGCAGCCAGATCACCAATGTGCTGCGCTGCCTGCAACTCGAAGCGCATGGCTACCAGGTAACCGTGACCGAGCTCGTCGGCTGGGAACACTCGATGAAGAACGAGCTGATCGTCGCCAGCTACAAGAACCTGCCGCGCCGCCGCCCGGCCGAGCGCCTCAACGAGGTGCTGGCGACGCTAGGCCTGGAAGAGATGCGCGAGCGCTTCTTTACCGGCACGGCGGTCTAGCGCCAGGCGCCGGCGCCACGCCCGTCATTCCGGCTTGTTCGGTGCGGCAAGGCCGAGTGCGATCCAGCCCGCCAGGCCGAGCTTGTTGAGCGTCTCGATATTGCGCTCGAAAATCTCGGCCGCGTCGGGGAATGCCTCGACCGCGCGCTCGATGCTCGCTTCGCGCAGCAGGTGCAGCGTGGGATAGGGCGAACGGTTGGTGAAGTTGCTGATGTCGTCGGGCTCGGTGCCGGCGAACTGGAAATGCGGGTGGAAACTCGCGATCTGCAGCACGCCATCGAGGTCGTTATCGACGACAGCCTGATCGGCCAGCTCGAGAAAATCGTTGAACAGCTCGAAATCCGGCCATAGCGTCGGGTGGATCAGCAGGGTCGTGTCGACCTGCTCCGGGTCGGCCTCGGCCAGGAACTGCAACTCGCGGTCGAGCTCTTCGAGGAACGCATCCATGTGGCGCGCCTCGCTCACCACGATGCGTACCTGATTCTTCACATACACAGACTTGGCGAACGGGCACAGATTGAGCCCGATCACCGCCTTTTCGAGCCACAGGCGGGTAGCGGCAATGATGTCTTCGTGGTTCATGCTGGGCCTTAACATGCAGAGCGGAATCCCGCAATTATACCCTGTCCGCCACGACTGGCCCCCGCCCGCTGCCGGCCCGGCCCCAGACTGCCATGCAACTGGCGCTCCGCAACGGTATTAGCCTCTGCTACGCTAATACGCATTGCGCCGACAGGCGCGCCATCACGGAGAAAACATGGAAATTACAGGCAATGTAACGGGTGCGGGGCGCGGGCTGCTGATCCTGATCGGCGCGCTGGTCGTGCTGTGGATGATCTCGCCTTTCGCCGTGATCCCCGCCGGGCATCGCGGCGTCGTCACCACCTTCGGCAAGGTGGACACGGTGCCGCTCGACGAAGGCCTGCACCTGATCGTGCCGATCGTCAACAGCGTGACGAAGATCGACGTGCGCGTGATGAAGTCGGAGACCGAGGGCGACGCCGCCTCGCGCGACCTGCAGCAGGTCACCACCAAGATCGCGCTGAACTACCACCTGCAGCCCAGCAAGGTGGCGCTGACCTTCCAGGGCGTGGGTCTCGACGTGGAGGCCAAGATCATCGACCCGGCCGTCGAGGAGGCGTTCAAGGCCGTCACCGCACAGTACACGGCCGAGGAACTGATCACCAAGCGCGAGGACGTGCGCAACCGCATCCGCAGCCTGCTGGCGCAACGCCTCGGGCGGCACGGCATCGAGATCGACGAATTCTCGGTGACCAATTTCCGTTTCTCGCACGCCTTCGCCCAGGCCATCGAGGCCAAGACCACGGCCGATCAGCTCAAGCTCAAGGCCAACAACGACCTCGAACGCATCAAGATCGAGGCAGAGCAGAAAGTCACCCAGGCACGCGCCGAAGCGGAAGCGCTCAAGCTGCAGAAGCAGGAAGTGACCGCCGAGCTGATCCGCCTGCGCGAGATCGAGAACCAGAAGCTGGCGATCGACAAATGGGACGGCAAGCTGCCGCAGACGGTGGCGAGCGGCGCCGTGCCGTTCATCGGGGTGAATGCGGCCAGGTAGGCCACCAGCCGGCATCTACCCCCGATTGCCAGTCAAACCGCTCAATGCCCCGCGAAGTCGCACACGGTATAGAGCGGTATCCCCTGCGCCTTGACCAGCTTCGAGCCGCCGAGCTCGGGCAGGTCGACGATGGCGGCAGCCTCGACCACACTGGCGCCGAGCTTGGTCAGCAGCCTGGCGGCGGCGATCATGGTGCCGCCGGTGGCCACCAGGTCGTCGATCAGCAGCACGCGGTCGCCGGGCCTGCAGGCATCGGTATGGATTTCGACTGTGGCGCTGCCATATTCGAGCTCGTATTCCTCGCTGACGGTCAGGTAGGGTAGCTTGCCCTTCTTGCGGATCGGCACGAACCCGAGATTGAGCTCATAGGCGATGACCGCGCCGAGAATGAAGCCGCGTGCGTCGACACCGGCCACCAGGTCGAGGTCGTAATCCATGTAGCGGTGCACGAAGATGTCGACCAGCACGCGGAAGGTCTTCGGGTCCTGCAGCAGCGGCGTGATGTCGCGGAACTGCACGCCGGGCTGCGGCCAGTCGGGCACGGTGCGGATGCGGTCATGGATGTAGCTGGAATCGGGCATGGCAGTCTTTCTCTTGTTTTATCGGGCAGCGGGGCAATACCGGCGCGGCTTGCGGGCGGCCGGCAAGCCGCGAGGGAGCGGGCTCACACAGGGGCCGCGCCTGCCCGGGAAGATTGAATTGTAGGCGGCAATGCCTGCGTCGCGCACTACTTCGCCACCGTGGGCGCGGGTGGAAGGCCCGCGGTATGTTTGTCCGGGGCACGATGGCCCGGGACGCGATCGCCCGCAGCACAGCGCGGACACAGGCAGGCCTCGCCGCGCTGCGCGTCGGGGACAAGCGCCAGGGCCAGCGGGTCGATG from Chitinivorax sp. PXF-14 includes these protein-coding regions:
- a CDS encoding DUF1415 domain-containing protein — protein: MNHEDIIAATRLWLEKAVIGLNLCPFAKSVYVKNQVRIVVSEARHMDAFLEELDRELQFLAEADPEQVDTTLLIHPTLWPDFELFNDFLELADQAVVDNDLDGVLQIASFHPHFQFAGTEPDDISNFTNRSPYPTLHLLREASIERAVEAFPDAAEIFERNIETLNKLGLAGWIALGLAAPNKPE
- a CDS encoding prohibitin family protein; this translates as MEITGNVTGAGRGLLILIGALVVLWMISPFAVIPAGHRGVVTTFGKVDTVPLDEGLHLIVPIVNSVTKIDVRVMKSETEGDAASRDLQQVTTKIALNYHLQPSKVALTFQGVGLDVEAKIIDPAVEEAFKAVTAQYTAEELITKREDVRNRIRSLLAQRLGRHGIEIDEFSVTNFRFSHAFAQAIEAKTTADQLKLKANNDLERIKIEAEQKVTQARAEAEALKLQKQEVTAELIRLREIENQKLAIDKWDGKLPQTVASGAVPFIGVNAAR
- a CDS encoding MAPEG family protein; this translates as MSATLVALLGYVLWTMLLLFVVINWRGMQVMFGGKRIDAFPADQPHGGPIWYRRLLRAHMNSLETLPLFAVVALTAAVTGASA
- a CDS encoding adenine phosphoribosyltransferase — translated: MPDSSYIHDRIRTVPDWPQPGVQFRDITPLLQDPKTFRVLVDIFVHRYMDYDLDLVAGVDARGFILGAVIAYELNLGFVPIRKKGKLPYLTVSEEYELEYGSATVEIHTDACRPGDRVLLIDDLVATGGTMIAAARLLTKLGASVVEAAAIVDLPELGGSKLVKAQGIPLYTVCDFAGH
- a CDS encoding SAM-dependent methyltransferase, with translation MQDKHEIRPGQSIELLKELHILTRDGKMNQDSRRKLKQVYHLYQFIEPLLQEVRKDHPDVSLVDHGAGKSYLGFILYDLFFKDLKDQSHIYGIETRDELVHKSQELAHRLGFGGMSFLNLSVAESTESEQLPATVDVVTALHACNTATDDAIHFALKKQARFIVLVPCCQAEVASVLRKNKGRSLAQSALTEIWRHPIHTREFGSQITNVLRCLQLEAHGYQVTVTELVGWEHSMKNELIVASYKNLPRRRPAERLNEVLATLGLEEMRERFFTGTAV
- a CDS encoding DUF1631 family protein, producing MDRNDLLALTRAAFLQAFHDAQSKMLRGAFDHLFSKAEVARSSQESRQLMDARVVLSGHEAALQQHLCSTMEQLINRSFQTAYSTFRPSFSSVGGLSGLSLIDTQAVDDELRIEAFTRLLRDEAEEPLRDLNIRIALLFEQDNIKERENPFRPYLFSRCIVTAVEQLKQAEDVASRLIDQLVEELRSEIAGIYEVLNALLARHGIAAELMLKIRKFPHHAASSILPAADMGASGDVQPLLPQAAAAMPAYAVSALAPAASQEDALLKWVQQASAQDLLGADAVMVARDGEEGMALLPASQPRDAVAPRSDKPGWLAGAPIVGNVLRRLFSGGGAAVGAAEAAASGPEGLPTATVSAPLAGSLASLQQAVLDDGEPWVDDSGAVRNLVMEQRSALREASDDVNQQMIIDVVAMLFEFILRDSQVPAEVRAQLGRLQILVLKTALQDPALFTQKHHPARLLVNRIGSISLGLQQVDPSGERMTAEICRIVEALLADEREGLAPFERMLDELDAFIASELLARDERVGRAVTAMSHAESRTLRFARITAMLAEALSGLTIDDQLHGFLVNSWARAIEFAERDDAVRARRYRLLVPDLIWSIVPKVAEQDRKQLVVLLLPMLTGLREGLARIGWSEAQQKPLMDWLVESHQHALHITQVAGIVPSLADIHARFARFVDGDAKEDAPQAVVEVDPKLLDEALGELEGELEVIDRKFQALLDEPPAVAASPAALAAGEAPPERDDEVLARLKSGIAIELNLDGNPNIARLHWVSQNASNLVLSVDSQSPPAVVSVRMFQRLLASGRARFLEAAPLFERAIASLLQSADRLDSGAAVLKPG
- a CDS encoding cysteine-rich CWC family protein, whose translation is MTPKPNSTCPLCYGPNQCAPARSGSFDTPCWCTDALIDPLALALVPDAQRGEACLCPRCAAGDRVPGHRAPDKHTAGLPPAPTVAK